The stretch of DNA CGTCACAGCATCGGTTGCGCTTTCCATGGCATCGCCAAGCGCGCTGCCTGCACCTTCTTCATCGCCAGTGCCTGAGTCACAAGCGGCAAGGCCCAGTGCAAGGGCAGCGGCTGCTGTCAAAGTAAGAGTCTGTTTGATCATGCATATAAACCCCGGCTCTCTTTACGGGTTTTCCCCTTGTATGAAAGCCGCGGCCCCCTGTTTCAAAAAATACACGCCGTAACACTTACGGCGTAACCACCACTTTGCCGATGACGCGCCTGTCACGCAACTGACACATCGCTTCGGCAGCCTGATTCAGTGAAAAAGTCGCGCAAACATATGGCCGAATTGTGCCCGCAGTGGCCATTTCATCAATCGCAGCAATGTTTTGGGCCCCTTTGGCCGGGTCGCGGCGACCATATTCGCCCGCTCGAACGCCAACCACGGAGAATCCTTTGATAAGCGGCATATTTACGGAAACATCCGGAATCCGACCACTTGCAAATCCAATCACTAACAAGCGACCACCCCAGGCAATGCAGCGAACGCTTTCATCAAACACATCGCCACCTACTGGGTCATAGATGACATCCGCTCCCTGACCGCCGGTCAGTTCTTTCACCTTGTCCTTGAAGCCGTCATTTACATTGATGACGTGGTCCGCGCCGCGCGTCTTGAGGATGTCGAGTTTCTCCTGGGAGCTTGCCGTCGCAATGACTGTGGCACCCATCTGCTTACCCAGATCCACAGCCGCCATGCCAACACCACCGGCTGCGCCATGCACCAGCAACGCTTCACCAGCTTCAAGGTGACCCCGGCGAACCAAAGACACATAGGCTGTGAGGTATGCCGTGGTGTACCCGGCTGCTTCTTCGTAGGACATGGCAGCAGGCATCGGACGGCACCCGCTTGCTTGCGTGTTTGCCATCTCGGCCATGCCGCCGGTCCGAAGGCCCGCGACGACTTTATCGCCGACGCTGAAAGTCTCGACACCAGAGCCAACTGCAACCACATCTCCGGCTGCCTCCATGCCCGGCGTGAACGGCATGGGCGGCTTGAACTGATATTTTCCCTGTACCATCAGCAGGTCAGGAAAATTGACCGCGCACGCACGAATACGAATTTGCACTTCGCCGTCGCCAGGTGTCGGTAGATCAATGTCTTCGATCACAACGTCAGTGATGTCTTCCGACAGCGCGTTTACCCGCACAGCCTTCATAGCAGTACCTCGCATAAGCAGTATCGATAGGAAGCTGAACGACTAGAGTGCAGCAGCAA from Pyruvatibacter sp. HU-CL02332 encodes:
- a CDS encoding NADPH:quinone oxidoreductase family protein — its product is MRGTAMKAVRVNALSEDITDVVIEDIDLPTPGDGEVQIRIRACAVNFPDLLMVQGKYQFKPPMPFTPGMEAAGDVVAVGSGVETFSVGDKVVAGLRTGGMAEMANTQASGCRPMPAAMSYEEAAGYTTAYLTAYVSLVRRGHLEAGEALLVHGAAGGVGMAAVDLGKQMGATVIATASSQEKLDILKTRGADHVINVNDGFKDKVKELTGGQGADVIYDPVGGDVFDESVRCIAWGGRLLVIGFASGRIPDVSVNMPLIKGFSVVGVRAGEYGRRDPAKGAQNIAAIDEMATAGTIRPYVCATFSLNQAAEAMCQLRDRRVIGKVVVTP